One window from the genome of Cryptomeria japonica chromosome 6, Sugi_1.0, whole genome shotgun sequence encodes:
- the LOC131035721 gene encoding transcription termination factor MTERF15, mitochondrial-like yields MGSKLFSCLPVRRNLFLKTLTHFCFNFSTLSEGNASNSNAPSQNLFLYFVTTRFNMSSADVAKMLKLNPTLGRLKTLDKVEQLVNMLNRHGCAEDQIANIIRTQPSLMTTSVERLLEPNIQVLKDLGLERENITKIVTSSLTPEQLDLIRKIGIQKESKMYKYVVSVVAKSRIEVLKAKINNLQLCGFSPEEALEVVRFYPSVLEISEEHVQKKMEFMFNHMGLSVDFVTKHARMFTMSLDKVMRPRFSVLRSMTAMNRAGEVKQTRIYSALKIKEAKFVAQIIEGHPESAALWTVYKNAIANVSESSKTQR; encoded by the exons ATGGGCAGCAAATTATTCTCTTGCCTACCTGTGCGGCGCAACCTGTTTCTCAAAACCCTAACTCATTTCTGCTTTAATTTCTCAACTCTTTCAGAGGGTAACGCTAGCAACAGCAATGCTCCTTCACAAAATCTCTTCCTGTACTTCGTTACCACCAGATTTAACATGTCTTCAGCCGACGTCgcaaaaatgttgaaattgaatccCACCTTGGGACGGCTCAAAACCCTGGATAAGGTTGAACAGCTCGTGAACATGCTCAACAGACACGGCTGCGCCGAAGATCAGATTGCAAACATTATCAGAACTCAGCCCTCGCTAATGACGACAAGTGTGGAAAGACTGCTGGAGCCCAACATTCAAGTGCTAAAAGATTTGGGCTTGGAGAGGGAAAACATAACCAAAATCGTAACCAG CTCTCTGACGCCCGAGCAACTTGATCTGATTCGCAAGATTGGCATTCAAAAGGAAAGCAAAATGTACAAATACGTTGTGAGTGTTGTGGCCAAAAGCCGCATCGAAGTGTTAAAGGCCAAGATAAACAATCTTCAGCTTTGCGGGTTCTCTCCTGAAGAAGCCTTGGAAGTAGTTAGGTTCTATCCTTCAGTCCTCGAGATATCGGAGGAACACGTTCAGAAAAAGATGGAGTTTATGTTCAATCACATGGGACTCTCTGTAGACTTTGTGACAAAACATGCACGCATGTTTACAATGAGTTTGGACAAGGTAATGAGGCCCAGGTTTTCAGTTTTGCGAAGTATGACAGCAATGAATAGAGCAGGGGAGGTTAAGCAGACACGAATTTATTCTGCGTTGAAGATCAAGGAGGCCAAGTTTGTTGCCCAGATCATAGAAGGGCATCCTGAATCCGCTGCTCTGTGGACTGTTTATAAAAATGCCATTGCTAATGTTTCAGAAAGCTCAAAAACTCAAAGATAA